Proteins from a genomic interval of Croceicoccus naphthovorans:
- a CDS encoding conjugal transfer protein TraD produces MRKPRDFDSELKALADKAKQLKERRVRDLGALVTATGADALDAEVLAGALLDAAANSDEAKGEDWRKLGAAFFQGKSRDSASGPGQQPEGTLPLDGGATSA; encoded by the coding sequence ATTCGGAAACCGCGCGACTTTGATTCGGAACTGAAGGCACTGGCCGACAAGGCAAAGCAATTGAAGGAGCGCCGCGTACGCGACCTCGGCGCGCTGGTCACGGCAACCGGAGCCGATGCGCTCGATGCCGAAGTCCTGGCGGGCGCACTGCTCGATGCTGCCGCCAACAGCGACGAGGCCAAAGGGGAGGACTGGCGCAAGCTTGGCGCGGCCTTCTTTCAGGGCAAGTCACGCGACAGTGCGAGCGGACCTGGCCAGCAGCCGGAAGGCACTCTTCCGCTCGATGGCGGCGCGACATCGGCTTGA
- a CDS encoding three-Cys-motif partner protein TcmP, with product MVKKSYDWKNGAALDDHSRVKLRILDEYFREYLRVRCVLPQQEKFRLAVVDGFSGAGIYEDGSFGSPLVLLNALRQTEEKLNLYRAAEGFRPIVIECYFSFNDVDPEAINLLRENSAGIIAEINECHPNVELHTSFHTGEFEQSRRAICQRIQASRVRSALFNLDQYGYTQVSEATLIELMNITRSAEVFLTFAIESFLTYLSPERIRNIIGSNTVPFAGNISNVDENQTKPNWLGSVEKVVFETLRGAASYVSPFSIHNPDGWRYWLIHFANSFRARQVYNDVLHRNKSSQAHFGRSGLSMLHYNPRESLDLYLFNQDSRGSARKQLLDDIPDLVGKFANALLIGDFYKASYNETPAHSDDINFAIINNPDLEVVTQNGGLRRSANTIRDTDVLKLRDQTSFFSLVR from the coding sequence ATGGTGAAAAAATCTTATGATTGGAAGAATGGTGCCGCGCTGGATGACCATTCGCGGGTCAAGCTAAGGATTCTTGACGAATACTTCCGTGAATATCTGAGGGTTAGGTGTGTTCTACCGCAGCAGGAAAAATTTCGCCTCGCAGTCGTAGACGGTTTTAGTGGTGCTGGAATCTATGAGGACGGCTCATTCGGATCACCATTAGTTCTGCTTAATGCTTTGCGGCAGACTGAAGAGAAGCTGAATCTCTACCGAGCGGCTGAAGGTTTTAGGCCGATTGTCATTGAGTGCTATTTCTCGTTCAATGATGTTGATCCTGAGGCGATCAATTTGCTTCGTGAAAATTCGGCAGGGATCATTGCCGAAATCAATGAGTGCCATCCGAATGTAGAACTACATACCAGTTTCCATACTGGAGAGTTTGAACAGAGTAGAAGAGCGATTTGTCAAAGAATTCAGGCGTCTCGCGTGCGCAGCGCTCTCTTTAATCTCGATCAATATGGTTATACCCAAGTTTCAGAAGCGACCCTCATTGAGCTCATGAATATCACGAGATCTGCGGAGGTCTTTTTAACATTCGCTATTGAGTCATTCCTGACCTATCTCTCGCCCGAGAGAATTCGGAACATAATAGGTAGCAATACCGTGCCGTTTGCTGGCAACATTTCGAACGTAGATGAAAACCAAACCAAGCCAAATTGGCTTGGCTCGGTTGAGAAAGTGGTTTTTGAAACCCTCAGGGGAGCCGCTTCTTATGTAAGCCCATTTTCGATCCATAACCCGGACGGTTGGAGATACTGGCTCATACACTTCGCGAATTCGTTCAGAGCGCGACAGGTCTACAACGATGTACTTCATAGAAATAAAAGCTCTCAGGCCCATTTTGGAAGATCGGGCCTTAGCATGCTGCACTACAACCCGAGGGAAAGCCTTGATCTCTATCTGTTCAATCAGGACAGTCGTGGCAGCGCCAGAAAGCAACTATTGGATGATATCCCGGACTTAGTGGGCAAATTTGCGAATGCGCTCCTGATTGGTGATTTTTATAAGGCTTCCTATAACGAAACTCCTGCCCACAGTGATGACATTAATTTCGCTATCATCAACAATCCTGATCTTGAAGTGGTGACGCAAAACGGGGGATTGCGCCGTAGCGCCAATACGATCAGGGATACCGATGTGTTGAAATTGCGAGACCAGACGAGCTTTTTTTCTTTGGTCCGATAA
- the dgt gene encoding dGTP triphosphohydrolase, which translates to MKAHSLEWSKLLTSVRRKDLARSRPGADKLGAAGTRTEIERDYDRILFSAPIRRLADKTQVFPLDKNDSVRNRLTHSYEVSNLARSIGVALVHGDTGVPTDERTRRDLPSMLAAVGLAHDVGNPPFGHQGEYAISSWFQEHESKTLDFTTAVSEGEIDDDDANRMKADYLNFEGNAQALRILTKLQILNDNFGLNVSCGTLGALMKYPVTSDRVDKDRIATKKFGCFHSERDCCDEIWRETGLSEGVRHPLAYIMEACDDIAYSVLDAEDSVKKGFVSFYDIINFISAEFPEDPVVKRLKEKALKRDSEHRKHNLSPAELNDISMQMFRVFAIGEMVTSVTSAFSENYDAIMSGTFEGDLIGSSEAKALCKGLKKCSLQHAFLHKSVLEIELKGHNIIHSLMDMMWPAIEARGDPLHTQGFEDGACVFEKYVYNRISENYRRVFEDPNNVLPLAYKRCQLLADMVSGMTDSYAVDLERELRELNTIGM; encoded by the coding sequence ATGAAGGCGCACAGCCTTGAGTGGTCAAAGTTGCTGACTAGCGTAAGGCGCAAGGATCTTGCTAGATCAAGACCTGGCGCTGACAAATTGGGAGCAGCAGGCACTCGGACAGAGATTGAACGGGACTATGATCGGATCTTGTTCAGCGCCCCCATCAGGAGACTTGCGGACAAAACGCAGGTCTTTCCCCTGGATAAGAATGATAGCGTGAGAAATCGGCTCACTCATTCGTATGAAGTTTCGAATTTGGCGCGCAGCATTGGTGTGGCGCTGGTTCATGGCGATACGGGAGTGCCAACTGACGAGCGCACAAGGCGTGATCTGCCTTCGATGCTCGCAGCTGTGGGTCTGGCTCATGACGTTGGAAACCCGCCGTTTGGCCATCAGGGAGAGTATGCGATCAGCTCTTGGTTCCAAGAACACGAAAGCAAGACCCTCGATTTCACAACTGCCGTCTCCGAGGGCGAGATCGATGATGACGATGCAAACCGGATGAAGGCAGATTACCTGAACTTTGAAGGGAATGCCCAAGCGCTACGCATTCTAACCAAGCTACAAATTCTGAATGATAATTTTGGCTTAAATGTGAGCTGCGGCACGTTGGGTGCGTTGATGAAATACCCAGTCACGTCAGACCGAGTGGATAAAGATCGAATTGCGACAAAAAAATTCGGATGCTTCCATTCAGAACGAGATTGTTGTGACGAGATTTGGCGGGAGACGGGGCTTTCGGAAGGGGTTCGGCATCCGCTTGCGTACATAATGGAGGCCTGTGACGATATTGCTTACTCCGTTCTTGACGCCGAGGATTCGGTCAAGAAGGGGTTCGTTTCGTTTTATGATATCATAAACTTCATCTCAGCTGAGTTCCCTGAGGATCCGGTCGTTAAAAGGCTTAAGGAAAAAGCTCTCAAGCGTGATTCAGAGCATAGGAAGCACAATCTCTCACCTGCTGAGTTGAATGACATCTCCATGCAGATGTTTCGGGTGTTTGCGATTGGCGAAATGGTAACTTCGGTTACCAGCGCTTTTTCTGAAAACTACGATGCAATTATGTCTGGAACTTTCGAAGGAGACTTGATCGGGTCGTCGGAAGCAAAGGCCCTTTGCAAGGGGCTGAAGAAATGCTCGCTGCAGCACGCGTTTCTCCACAAGAGTGTCCTGGAAATTGAGCTCAAGGGGCACAACATTATCCATTCCTTGATGGACATGATGTGGCCTGCGATCGAGGCGCGGGGCGACCCATTGCATACCCAAGGTTTTGAAGACGGGGCATGCGTCTTCGAGAAGTATGTTTACAACCGCATCTCGGAAAATTACCGACGCGTTTTCGAAGACCCTAACAACGTGCTACCTTTGGCATACAAGCGCTGTCAGCTGCTCGCGGACATGGTGTCCGGCATGACGGATAGCTATGCGGTAGACCTCGAAAGGGAGTTGCGAGAGCTAAACACAATTGGGATGTGA
- the traA gene encoding Ti-type conjugative transfer relaxase TraA — protein sequence MAIFHFSAKVIGRSSGRSAVAAAAYRAGEQLHDERIDRTHDFTNKAGVLHSEVMLPKCAPEAFADRATLWNAVEAGEKRKDAQLAREVEFALPRELSKKDNIRLAREFVKAEFVEKGMIADLNVHWDIGEDSKAKPHAHVMLTMREVTKDGFGAKIRDWNKTALIEQWRERWADHVNRALAERDIDARIDHRSLEAQGIALEPQDKIGPAASRIGGRGLEAERIEEHRAIAQRNGERIIANPALALDAITHQQATFTRRDLAAFVHRHSEGKEQFDAAYNAVRSSHDLIALGKDRHGQDRFTSRATIETEQRLHCAADAMAQRAKHGVNDMHRNTAFASAAKRGLVLSGEQKSAFEYVTKKGGLAVVVGYAGTGKSAMLGVAREAWESAGYTVRGAALSGIAAEGLENGSGIASRTIASLEHQWGKGREQLTSRDVLVIDEAGMVGTRQMERVLSHAAKAGAKVVLVGDQQQLQAIEAGAAFRAIHERHGGVEISEVRRQLSAWQQDATRHLATGRTGEAIQTYEERGMVHAAEMREAARTELIKLWNQERQASPGDSRIILTHTNDEVRQLNDMARRKMRVAGALGADATIKAARGERHFASGDRIIFLRNERGLGVKNGTLGTVAMASTHGMAVRTDDGRDVAFDTKDYAHVDHGYAATIHKAQGMTVDRTHVLATPGMDSHSAYVAMSRHREGLALHYGRDDFADQSKLVRTLSRERGKDMAGDYKPEQTFAELRGINFRERVMEMVRQVPERAKSIFRNFRPQARQLEALPAQTNTQNDQRRAVERYARALGDLGTMQAQGLPVLPHQRDALEKAGKALDMISPHAANDLAKALERHPELIAEAAGGRSQEAMRAMQHEAAVRTDPALRTERFVSDWQGLSTSRKQLEQQGDRAGAARVSSKLTELAKGLERDPQVEGLLRGKTRELGINPTPERSIANELTATLSRERTRTFDMGI from the coding sequence ATGGCAATCTTTCACTTCAGCGCAAAGGTCATCGGAAGGTCGAGCGGACGCAGCGCCGTGGCGGCTGCTGCCTATCGTGCAGGTGAGCAACTGCACGACGAACGCATCGACAGAACCCATGATTTCACCAACAAGGCAGGTGTCCTTCACTCCGAAGTGATGCTGCCCAAATGCGCGCCCGAAGCCTTCGCCGACCGCGCTACTTTGTGGAACGCTGTCGAGGCCGGAGAGAAGCGCAAGGATGCCCAGCTCGCCCGCGAGGTCGAATTCGCCCTGCCCCGCGAGCTGTCGAAGAAGGACAACATCAGGCTGGCGCGAGAATTCGTGAAGGCCGAGTTCGTCGAGAAAGGCATGATCGCTGATCTCAATGTGCATTGGGATATCGGAGAGGATAGCAAGGCCAAGCCGCACGCCCATGTCATGTTGACCATGCGCGAAGTGACCAAAGACGGTTTTGGCGCAAAGATCCGCGACTGGAACAAGACCGCGCTGATCGAACAATGGCGCGAGCGCTGGGCCGATCACGTCAATCGCGCGCTTGCCGAGCGCGACATCGATGCGCGCATCGATCATCGCAGCCTGGAAGCGCAGGGCATTGCGCTCGAACCGCAGGACAAGATCGGTCCCGCTGCATCGCGCATTGGCGGGCGCGGACTTGAGGCGGAGCGGATCGAGGAACACCGGGCGATTGCCCAGCGTAATGGCGAGCGGATCATCGCCAATCCCGCGCTGGCACTTGATGCGATTACGCACCAGCAGGCGACGTTCACCAGGCGCGACCTTGCTGCATTTGTTCACCGGCATAGCGAAGGCAAGGAGCAGTTCGATGCCGCCTACAATGCGGTGCGCAGCTCCCACGACCTGATTGCGCTGGGAAAGGACAGACACGGACAAGATCGCTTCACTTCGCGCGCGACGATCGAGACCGAACAGCGGCTGCATTGTGCCGCCGACGCAATGGCGCAGCGAGCCAAGCATGGCGTCAATGATATGCATCGGAATACCGCTTTCGCCAGTGCGGCGAAGCGCGGCCTGGTCCTTTCAGGCGAGCAGAAATCCGCCTTCGAGTACGTGACCAAGAAGGGTGGTCTTGCCGTGGTCGTTGGCTATGCAGGGACCGGCAAGAGCGCCATGCTGGGCGTGGCGCGCGAGGCCTGGGAAAGCGCAGGCTACACAGTGCGCGGCGCAGCCCTTTCCGGCATCGCCGCCGAGGGGTTGGAGAACGGCTCCGGCATCGCATCGCGCACCATTGCCAGCCTTGAGCATCAGTGGGGCAAAGGACGTGAGCAGCTCACGTCCCGTGACGTTCTCGTCATCGACGAAGCGGGCATGGTCGGAACGCGCCAGATGGAGCGCGTGCTGTCCCATGCCGCCAAGGCTGGTGCGAAGGTTGTCCTGGTCGGTGACCAGCAGCAGCTTCAGGCCATCGAGGCTGGCGCGGCGTTCCGCGCAATCCATGAGCGCCACGGCGGCGTCGAAATCAGCGAGGTCCGCCGCCAGCTATCGGCATGGCAGCAGGACGCCACCAGGCATCTCGCCACGGGACGCACCGGCGAAGCAATCCAGACCTACGAAGAACGCGGCATGGTCCATGCCGCCGAGATGCGCGAGGCCGCGCGGACAGAGCTGATCAAGCTCTGGAATCAGGAACGGCAGGCCAGCCCCGGCGACAGCCGGATCATCCTTACCCACACCAATGACGAGGTGCGCCAGTTGAATGACATGGCGCGCAGGAAGATGCGCGTGGCTGGCGCTCTGGGTGCCGATGCCACGATCAAGGCGGCACGCGGCGAGCGCCACTTTGCATCGGGCGACCGCATCATCTTTCTGCGCAACGAGCGCGGGCTTGGCGTCAAAAACGGGACGTTGGGCACGGTCGCAATGGCCAGCACGCATGGCATGGCCGTGCGCACCGACGATGGCCGCGACGTTGCTTTCGACACCAAGGACTATGCCCACGTCGATCATGGCTATGCCGCCACGATCCACAAGGCGCAGGGCATGACGGTGGACCGCACGCATGTGCTCGCAACGCCGGGTATGGATAGCCATTCAGCCTATGTTGCCATGTCGCGCCACCGCGAGGGTCTGGCGCTACACTATGGCCGCGATGATTTTGCCGATCAGTCGAAACTTGTCCGCACGCTGAGCCGGGAACGCGGAAAGGACATGGCGGGCGATTACAAGCCCGAGCAGACCTTCGCCGAACTGCGAGGCATCAACTTCCGCGAGCGGGTCATGGAGATGGTTCGGCAAGTGCCCGAAAGGGCCAAATCGATCTTCAGAAACTTCCGTCCGCAGGCCCGACAGCTCGAAGCGCTTCCGGCCCAAACCAACACGCAGAACGACCAGCGCCGCGCGGTGGAACGCTATGCCCGTGCGCTTGGCGATCTTGGTACGATGCAGGCCCAGGGCTTGCCCGTCCTGCCGCACCAGAGGGACGCGCTGGAGAAGGCGGGCAAGGCGCTCGATATGATCAGCCCCCATGCCGCCAATGATCTCGCCAAAGCGCTGGAGCGGCATCCTGAGCTGATCGCTGAGGCCGCTGGCGGGCGAAGCCAGGAGGCTATGCGCGCCATGCAGCACGAGGCTGCCGTGCGCACCGATCCAGCGCTGCGAACCGAACGCTTTGTCAGCGACTGGCAGGGGTTGAGCACGTCACGCAAGCAGCTTGAGCAGCAAGGAGACCGCGCTGGCGCTGCCCGCGTGTCGAGCAAGCTGACCGAGCTGGCGAAGGGGCTTGAGCGCGATCCGCAGGTTGAAGGCCTTCTGCGCGGCAAGACCCGCGAACTCGGCATCAATCCAACGCCCGAACGCAGCATCGCAAACGAACTCACAGCGACCCTCAGCCGCGAACGCACCCGCACTTTCGACATGGGTATTTAG
- a CDS encoding DUF5131 family protein, with translation MDSYVNSRVIEGMKRTGMAQQSSIEWTDLTWNPVVGCSIESAGCTNCYAMRMAARLQAMGHEKYQGLTKRSKRGAVWTDKVRCHEASVEIPLSWKKPRRVFVNSMSDLFHPDVPSDFVGRIWSVMKKTPQHHYQILTKRPHRMAELLQEIAPKPLANVWLGTSVEDHRVVQRMDDLRNVPASVRFISFEPLVGDVGRVDLAGIHWAIVGGESGPRSRPMDKEWVESILDQCLDSGTAFFFKQWGGVNKKKAGRLLRGRTYDEMPKLLHA, from the coding sequence ATGGATTCCTATGTTAATTCGCGTGTGATAGAAGGCATGAAAAGGACGGGAATGGCGCAACAATCTTCTATTGAATGGACCGACCTAACTTGGAATCCGGTCGTAGGGTGTTCTATCGAGAGTGCCGGGTGCACGAACTGCTACGCGATGCGAATGGCTGCGCGGTTGCAAGCAATGGGTCACGAAAAGTATCAAGGACTTACAAAGCGTTCGAAGCGCGGCGCTGTTTGGACCGACAAGGTGCGCTGCCACGAGGCGTCTGTCGAGATTCCATTGTCCTGGAAGAAGCCTCGCCGGGTGTTCGTAAATTCCATGTCCGACTTATTCCACCCTGATGTGCCCAGTGACTTCGTTGGCCGCATTTGGAGCGTGATGAAAAAGACGCCGCAACACCATTACCAAATTCTGACAAAGCGACCTCACCGCATGGCTGAGCTGTTACAAGAAATTGCGCCGAAGCCGCTTGCAAATGTTTGGTTGGGCACCAGCGTCGAAGATCACCGGGTCGTTCAACGCATGGACGATCTGCGCAACGTTCCAGCGAGCGTACGCTTCATCTCATTCGAACCTCTGGTCGGTGACGTCGGGCGCGTAGATCTAGCTGGAATACATTGGGCTATTGTCGGCGGCGAAAGTGGGCCACGCTCGCGTCCAATGGACAAGGAGTGGGTAGAGAGTATTTTGGATCAGTGCCTAGATTCAGGTACAGCCTTTTTCTTCAAGCAGTGGGGCGGGGTTAACAAGAAAAAGGCCGGGCGCCTGCTCAGGGGGCGGACGTACGACGAAATGCCCAAACTATTGCACGCTTAA
- a CDS encoding DUF6118 family protein — protein sequence MEDDHIEEVQLDLEVVAPTAPEPKPETGAAEESDPATEAFARLEGEMAMVRHTVQNMARERADIVIPDYTATLGQMADQITQVSKMLTAIGNKPAIEMTPEDIAVQIKRASLDLLRDSSDLFRHGRKDLDLATGRLAAIVGRVRTEDEQKRQALRFAGMGLAAGILLWSILPGTIARAMPESWQWPERMARKAVGEPTIVEAGIRLIRSQNPEAWEELAAAQRILSENHEALDRCRERASEASTAVSCTVQIEPSRPSSLQKEE from the coding sequence ATGGAAGACGACCACATCGAAGAAGTGCAGCTGGACCTCGAAGTCGTGGCACCGACCGCCCCGGAGCCAAAACCGGAAACAGGTGCGGCAGAAGAGTCCGATCCGGCAACGGAAGCCTTCGCCCGTCTTGAAGGCGAAATGGCGATGGTGCGCCACACAGTGCAAAACATGGCCAGGGAGCGAGCCGACATCGTCATCCCGGACTACACCGCCACACTCGGCCAGATGGCCGATCAAATTACACAGGTCTCCAAGATGCTGACCGCAATCGGCAACAAGCCCGCCATCGAGATGACGCCGGAAGACATCGCAGTTCAAATCAAGCGCGCCTCGCTCGATCTGCTGCGCGACAGCAGCGACCTGTTCCGGCACGGACGCAAAGACCTGGACCTCGCAACGGGTCGGCTCGCCGCAATTGTGGGGCGCGTCCGCACCGAGGACGAGCAGAAGCGGCAAGCCTTGCGCTTCGCAGGCATGGGACTGGCTGCCGGTATCCTGCTATGGTCAATCCTGCCCGGCACCATCGCTCGCGCCATGCCTGAAAGCTGGCAATGGCCCGAGCGGATGGCCCGCAAAGCCGTTGGCGAGCCTACCATCGTAGAAGCGGGCATCCGGTTGATCCGGTCACAGAACCCCGAAGCGTGGGAGGAATTGGCGGCAGCGCAACGGATTCTGAGCGAAAACCATGAGGCACTGGATCGATGCCGGGAAAGGGCGAGCGAGGCCAGCACAGCTGTCTCCTGTACTGTTCAAATAGAACCCTCCCGACCAAGCTCACTGCAGAAAGAGGAATAG
- the rpsB gene encoding 30S ribosomal protein S2: MASTGVTMQQLIEAGAHFGHQTHRWNPRMKPYIFGSRNGVHIIDLSQTVPLFQRALDFVSATVQAGGKVLFVGTKRQAQDPIREAALSCGQYYVNHRWLGGMLTNWQTVSKSIKKLKTIEEQLSGDTSGLTKKEILDMTRKRDKLELSLGGIRDMGGIPDVMFVIDANMEELAIKEANVLGIPVVGVLDTNVDPTGIAFPVPGNDDAARAVRLYCDAIADAARKGGQKGVVDSGVDIGAMDEPAAEAAVAEA, encoded by the coding sequence ATGGCGTCCACTGGCGTCACCATGCAGCAATTGATCGAGGCCGGCGCACACTTCGGCCACCAGACCCACCGCTGGAACCCGCGGATGAAGCCGTACATCTTCGGCAGCCGCAACGGTGTTCACATCATCGACCTGTCGCAGACCGTGCCGCTGTTCCAGCGCGCTCTCGACTTCGTGTCGGCCACCGTGCAGGCGGGCGGCAAGGTGCTGTTCGTCGGCACCAAGCGCCAGGCGCAGGACCCGATCCGCGAAGCCGCGCTGTCGTGCGGCCAGTACTACGTCAACCACCGCTGGCTGGGCGGCATGCTGACCAACTGGCAGACCGTTTCGAAGTCGATCAAGAAGCTGAAGACCATCGAGGAACAGCTTTCGGGTGACACGTCGGGCCTGACCAAGAAGGAAATCCTCGACATGACCCGCAAGCGGGACAAGCTCGAGCTTTCGCTGGGCGGCATCCGCGACATGGGCGGCATTCCGGACGTGATGTTCGTAATCGACGCCAACATGGAAGAGCTGGCCATCAAGGAAGCCAACGTGCTGGGTATCCCGGTCGTCGGCGTGCTCGACACCAATGTCGATCCGACGGGCATCGCGTTCCCGGTTCCGGGTAACGACGACGCGGCCCGCGCGGTTCGCCTGTACTGCGACGCCATTGCCGACGCAGCCCGCAAGGGCGGCCAGAAGGGTGTTGTCGATTCGGGTGTCGACATCGGTGCGATGGACGAGCCAGCCGCCGAAGCGGCTGTTGCCGAGGCCTGA
- a CDS encoding phosphatidylserine decarboxylase has product MAGEILDNRGRGEAGWSWPSIHPEGRKFGLITAAASLVCALLAWETLAWPLAFLTIGVLAFFRDPKRVVPQGNNVVVAPADGLVTLITQVAPPPELQMDDGLDSRGMGAEPLTRVSIFMSVFDVHINRSPIAGTVRRVVYIPGKFVNADLDKASDDNERQHFLVERQDGVQIGFTQIAGLIARRIVPFVKPGDILGAGQRVGLIRFGSRVDIYLPAGTEPKVLKGQKTIAGETVIAEIGNAPLLEGIRQ; this is encoded by the coding sequence ATGGCCGGAGAAATTCTCGACAACAGGGGTAGAGGCGAAGCTGGCTGGAGCTGGCCGTCGATCCACCCGGAGGGCCGCAAGTTCGGCCTCATCACCGCCGCCGCATCGCTGGTTTGCGCGCTGTTGGCGTGGGAGACGCTGGCATGGCCTTTGGCGTTCCTCACCATCGGCGTGCTGGCGTTTTTTCGCGATCCGAAGCGTGTCGTGCCGCAGGGCAATAATGTGGTTGTGGCCCCGGCGGACGGGCTGGTTACGCTGATCACGCAAGTTGCGCCGCCACCAGAGTTGCAGATGGACGACGGTCTGGATTCGCGGGGGATGGGCGCGGAACCACTTACGCGCGTGTCCATTTTCATGAGTGTGTTCGACGTTCACATCAATCGTTCGCCCATTGCGGGCACCGTGCGCCGGGTGGTTTATATCCCCGGCAAGTTCGTGAACGCCGACCTCGACAAGGCGAGCGACGATAACGAGCGGCAGCACTTCTTGGTCGAGCGGCAGGACGGGGTGCAGATCGGCTTTACGCAGATCGCTGGCCTGATCGCGCGACGCATCGTGCCTTTCGTGAAGCCGGGCGACATTCTTGGGGCTGGGCAACGCGTCGGACTGATCCGGTTCGGCAGTCGGGTGGATATCTACCTGCCTGCCGGGACCGAGCCGAAAGTTCTGAAAGGGCAAAAGACAATCGCCGGGGAAACTGTCATCGCCGAAATCGGCAACGCGCCGTTGCTGGAAGGAATTCGCCAGTGA
- a CDS encoding CDP-alcohol phosphatidyltransferase family protein, whose translation MAEPGDVGPRIGHGDRAVPRRRTRGLTMRAVVPNAITAAALCIGLTGIRFGIAGDWDRAILAVLVAGFLDGIDGRIARLLKAQSRFGAELDSLADSLSFGVAPALILFMWSLQDLPRLGWFAALALALCCMLRLARFNAQIDMEEQPHKSAGFLTGIPAPVGAGVAFLPLYLWAATGEPIFRDPLLVGPWVILIAFLMISNLATLSWTSLKPGRSVRLELIALVGLLGAFLFLEPWWTLAVVSILYLALLPYGWLRYAKVRRQRAAVQP comes from the coding sequence ATGGCCGAGCCGGGCGATGTCGGGCCGCGCATCGGGCATGGCGATCGTGCCGTGCCGCGACGTCGCACGCGCGGGCTGACCATGCGGGCGGTGGTGCCCAACGCAATTACGGCGGCGGCGCTGTGCATCGGGTTGACCGGCATTCGCTTCGGCATTGCCGGAGATTGGGATCGTGCCATTCTTGCGGTGCTGGTTGCCGGGTTCCTGGACGGGATCGATGGGCGGATCGCGCGTCTGCTGAAGGCGCAAAGCCGGTTTGGGGCAGAGCTCGATAGCCTTGCCGATTCGCTGTCGTTCGGCGTTGCCCCGGCGCTGATCCTGTTCATGTGGTCGCTTCAGGATCTGCCGCGCCTTGGCTGGTTTGCCGCACTGGCCCTCGCCTTGTGCTGCATGTTGCGGTTGGCGCGGTTCAATGCGCAGATCGACATGGAAGAACAGCCGCACAAGTCCGCCGGTTTCCTCACCGGCATTCCCGCCCCGGTCGGGGCGGGGGTGGCGTTTCTGCCGCTCTACCTTTGGGCCGCGACGGGCGAGCCGATCTTCCGCGATCCGCTTCTGGTCGGACCGTGGGTCATCTTGATTGCGTTCCTGATGATCTCGAACCTCGCGACGCTCAGCTGGACTTCGTTGAAACCGGGGCGCTCGGTGCGGCTCGAACTGATTGCGCTCGTCGGCCTCCTCGGCGCGTTTCTCTTCCTTGAGCCGTGGTGGACGCTGGCCGTCGTGTCGATCCTCTACCTTGCGCTACTACCTTATGGCTGGCTGCGTTATGCCAAGGTCAGGCGGCAACGGGCAGCGGTGCAACCCTGA
- a CDS encoding helix-turn-helix domain-containing protein gives MSGQQNVEPICVRVNDAARMIGVGRTKLYELISSGEVETVKIGKATRVTTASLHRLVERHRALD, from the coding sequence ATGAGTGGACAGCAGAATGTCGAGCCGATTTGCGTCCGGGTCAATGACGCTGCACGCATGATCGGTGTCGGGCGAACAAAACTCTATGAGCTGATTTCAAGTGGCGAAGTCGAAACCGTCAAGATCGGCAAGGCAACGCGAGTCACGACGGCCAGTCTGCATAGGCTGGTAGAGCGGCATCGGGCATTGGACTGA
- a CDS encoding conjugal transfer protein TraD: MAARHRLEAAKARTDMREWQVKRRERTRQLIELGGLVAKADLVELTDDDRAALYGAFLTVAAKLRGPDGAQALVLFKRKGKRAFEREQSD, translated from the coding sequence ATGGCGGCGCGACATCGGCTTGAGGCGGCAAAGGCACGAACCGACATGCGCGAATGGCAAGTGAAACGACGCGAACGGACAAGGCAGCTTATCGAGCTGGGCGGACTGGTCGCCAAGGCCGATCTGGTCGAACTGACGGACGATGATCGCGCTGCACTTTACGGAGCATTCCTCACGGTTGCAGCCAAGCTGCGCGGGCCTGATGGAGCGCAGGCGCTTGTGCTGTTCAAACGCAAGGGGAAGAGGGCGTTTGAGAGGGAGCAATCGGACTGA
- a CDS encoding helix-turn-helix transcriptional regulator — protein sequence MSNTERIIRLKTVLDRTGLSRSTIYRKIAEGTFPSQVKISVHGAGWHESAINRWIADPAHYREEEAAE from the coding sequence ATGTCCAATACAGAACGCATCATCCGACTGAAGACAGTGCTCGACCGCACCGGTCTTTCCCGCTCCACAATCTACCGCAAGATCGCCGAGGGCACATTCCCGTCACAGGTAAAGATCAGCGTACATGGCGCAGGATGGCATGAATCAGCAATCAATCGATGGATCGCCGATCCTGCTCACTATCGTGAAGAGGAAGCGGCAGAATGA